The nucleotide window GCTTCCTACGATGCCATAATTGTTGTGGACGTCAACGACACCATTTCATTTTGGAACCCAGCAGCTGAAGAGATGTTCGGCTGGAAAGCAGAGGAAGTCATAGGCACCCCCCTTCATCCGCTCATTGCCCCAAAGGAATATCATCATCAGATACGTAAAGGCATGGGGGCGTTCGCCAAAACCGGTGAGGGTCCAATTGTAGGATCAGTCATGGAAATGCCTGCAATCCGCAAAAACGGCGAGATTTTTCACGTCGAGCGTTCCGTCACGTCCTTCAAACTGGGAAACTCTTATATGGCTGTGGGCAGCTTGCGTGACGTTACGGAACGCAAGCGACTCGAACAGGAGCTTCGTCACTATGCGGACCGCCTGACTCTGGCTTCAAAAGCAGGAGAAATTGGTGTTTGGGAGTGGAATCTGCAAACCGATTCACTAAGTTGGGATGAACAGATGTTTCGGCTTTACAGTGTGGAGCCCGGTGAATTCAAGGGCGTCTATGAAGCGTGGCAGAGCCGGTTGCATCCTGAAGACCTGCAGGGCGCAGAGCAGTCATTGCAGCAGGCAACCGAGGAGACAGGTTTTTGGGAGTCGGAATTTCGCGTGATCTGGCCCAATGGAGAGGTTCGGTACATCAAGGCGGCAGCATTGACCGAAAAAGATTCGGACGGCAACCCCAAATACTTGATTGGAGTCAACTGGGACGTCACCGAGTCCAGAGAGTTGGAAAAGCAACTGCGTCGCATGGCCACCACGGACGACATGACAAAGCTTCACAACTGTCGTTATTTCATCGAACTGGTTACACGCGAAATAGAGAGAAGCATCCGTTATTCAAGACCTTTTTCAATGATCATGTTCGACGCGGACAAATTCAAGACGATCAATGACACATATGGCCACGATGTGGGGGACATGGTGCTCAAGGCCATCGCTGCGACTGCAAAAGATGTCTTGCGTGATGTGGACATTATCGGACGTATCGGCGGAGAAGAATTCGCCGTCGGACTTCCGGAAACCGATCAAAATGGGGCCATACTGGTGGCAAACCGGCTTCATGCGGCTTTAGAGGAAGCATTTGTGACTCTCCCGGACGGAGGAAAAGTGGATTTCACGGTCAGCCTTGGTCTCGCTGTGCTGGACGACACCGCCACGGACGTGGATGTCCTGCTTAAACATGCTGATCTGGCACTCTACACAGCTAAGGAGAACGGTCGCAACCGATTGGAAATATACACCGCGAGCATGGAATGATTAAGAGAAACCGGAAACAGTTCCTGGATCTGTGGCCATTAACTCTGGTCCAAAAGTGGCACTTTACGACGACTCGATAGTCTCGTGTTTTGACGCCAGCTAGAGCCAAGACCTGCATACACAGGTTGCGGCCTTACCTAATGCAGCTGTTTACCCGAATATTCACTGCCTCATCATCCGACAAACTGCAGAAAATATGGGCATACTGATGCCTATGATCCCACCCGCCTGAGACCTCGGGATATCCTCAGGAATGCCAAGTCATAAAAAAGCCCCGTGCAAACAGCACGGGGCTTTTCATTTCGGGATGTCAGATCAGCTAATAGGAGATCTTGAATTCGTCGCGACGGTTCTTGGCCCATGCGGTTTCGTTATGACCGGGGTCGATGGGGCGTTCTTCGCCGAAGCTGACGATGCTAAGACGTTCGGGTTCCACGCCGAGGATGACGAGATGCTCGAAAGCTGCGCGGGCGCGTTTTTCGCCGAGGGCGAGGTTGTACTCTTCTGTGCCGCGTTCATCGCAATAGCCTTCGATGACCATGGTCATGCCGGGGTATTCCTTCATGAGGCGGGCCTTGATGGCGAGCAGGTCACGGGCCTGCTCAGAGAGCTCATAGGAGTCGAAGGCGAAATGAATCATGAACTGCAGTTCTTCTACGGCCTGCTGTTTCTGGGCTTCGCGAATGGCTGCCTGATCATACTGATCCTCTTCCACTACGGGCGGTTCGGGCTCGGGCTGAACGTCGGGGGTGTCGTCCTCGACTTTCACTTCCGTGGCCCCGGGGGGCACGCTTGAACCGCTTTTGGTGGAGCAACCGGCTCCAACGGTGATTGCGAAACAAAGGATCATCGTCATGATGAGGGTCAGTCTGGTATTCATCTCCACTCCTTGAGCCGGGCCGCTTGTGCGGCGTGAAACATCCTGATTGGGTAATACTTGAATCATTTACCCTTTACTGTGCAAAAATCAACCCCCGGAATAATCCGTTACACTATTGCAACGCTGTATCCCAGGCCGGGGCGAAGGCCGCTCCGGAGCCGGTCTTGATCATTTTGGCCGCGTCTCCGTGTCTTGTGGTCAGATACAGCCGATATTGGCCACTTCTGTTGGACGCGAAGGCAATAA belongs to Desulfovibrio oxyclinae DSM 11498 and includes:
- the pal gene encoding peptidoglycan-associated lipoprotein Pal; the protein is MNTRLTLIMTMILCFAITVGAGCSTKSGSSVPPGATEVKVEDDTPDVQPEPEPPVVEEDQYDQAAIREAQKQQAVEELQFMIHFAFDSYELSEQARDLLAIKARLMKEYPGMTMVIEGYCDERGTEEYNLALGEKRARAAFEHLVILGVEPERLSIVSFGEERPIDPGHNETAWAKNRRDEFKISY